One genomic region from Terriglobus aquaticus encodes:
- the ligD gene encoding DNA ligase D, with amino-acid sequence MAATKASTRAKKEADLTQKAGDEVHAQLARYRSMRDFEVTAEPAGGSAKKNTAKKTPAKTSAAKKASPNTGLSALPFVIQKHAATRLHYDFRLGWHGVLKSWAVAKGPSYDVHDRRLAVQVEDHPMEYGGFEGIIPRGQYGGGTVMVWDQGTWEPHVDVDEGLRKGSLKFALNGTKLHGNWTLVRMGGHAAQEGKPNWLLIKEHDEFERQPGAPCITEEAPNSAVTGRSLEQIAEAETHVWNSKETAGEGQAWYRQRARAADQASASHAAPNSAATKSFASPSPAASSGQRNAPAAANAPKSSEADAALGKLPKESLPEFLKPQLATEVEDPPAGEDWLHELKLDGYRMQARKQGKTVQMLTRTGLDWTHRVKPVAAAIQRIAADTAILDGEVVVLDAEGLSSFARLQASFEKGESHPLTYFAFDLLHLNGRSTRDLPLTERKQLLRQVLGEDAEDLRLSEHITGDGAAVFHKACELHAEGIISKRGTAKYSPGRGHAWVKSKCLHEQEFVIGGWKDLSNGQRGIGSLLLGYYDEGGKLIYAGKTGTGFNSKTHKLLRDLLDPLEQKSSPFASIPNEARRSAHFVRPERVAQVRFATWTGENQLRQAAFLGLREDKPAREVRKEEAAPTPKRDKHAAPNQEDTGDAQVSVPDSSAATSRGSGRSATAKAASQTEHASASPSSKGKSAVAKPSAPLPIPQIRLTHPKKIVDPESEVTKEQLAQYLFAVADRMLPHIADRPLSLVRCPEGSSNQCFYQKHVNHMLPPGIGSVMVADKKGGPPEPYITLDSVEALTGLAQMTVLEIHPWGSTNQHLEQPDRIVIDLDPDESLPWSQVTESALEVRARLKKLGIQSFVKTTGGKGIHIVFPMRPDYDFRIMKAWAHGFVMEMERENPRLYLTKMTKAARTGKIYLDYLRNERGATAVAPYSMRSRPGLPVSVPLDWKELGDSQRPRYTVADFASGWRDRLKRDPWKTIGTLDQALPRDVVERYAGKI; translated from the coding sequence ATGGCGGCCACCAAAGCATCCACTCGCGCAAAGAAGGAAGCAGACCTCACCCAAAAAGCAGGCGACGAGGTCCACGCCCAACTCGCCCGCTATCGCTCCATGCGCGACTTCGAAGTCACCGCCGAACCAGCCGGTGGCTCTGCCAAGAAAAACACCGCAAAGAAAACACCTGCAAAGACGTCCGCCGCAAAGAAAGCCTCCCCCAACACCGGCCTCTCCGCCCTCCCCTTCGTCATCCAAAAGCACGCCGCCACCCGCCTCCACTACGACTTCCGCCTCGGCTGGCACGGCGTCCTCAAATCCTGGGCCGTCGCCAAGGGACCCAGCTACGACGTCCACGACCGCCGCCTCGCCGTCCAGGTCGAGGACCACCCCATGGAGTACGGCGGCTTTGAAGGCATCATCCCCCGCGGCCAGTACGGCGGCGGCACCGTCATGGTCTGGGACCAGGGCACCTGGGAGCCGCACGTCGACGTCGACGAAGGCCTTCGCAAAGGCTCGCTCAAATTCGCCCTCAACGGCACCAAGCTCCACGGCAATTGGACCCTCGTCCGCATGGGCGGGCACGCCGCACAGGAGGGCAAGCCAAACTGGCTCCTCATCAAGGAACACGACGAGTTCGAGCGCCAACCCGGTGCCCCCTGCATCACCGAAGAGGCTCCCAACTCCGCCGTCACCGGCCGCTCCCTCGAGCAGATCGCCGAGGCCGAAACCCACGTCTGGAACTCCAAGGAGACCGCGGGCGAGGGCCAGGCCTGGTACCGCCAGCGCGCCCGCGCCGCCGACCAGGCCTCCGCCAGCCACGCGGCACCCAATAGCGCAGCCACGAAGTCGTTCGCGTCCCCTTCTCCTGCCGCTTCCTCCGGGCAGCGCAATGCTCCAGCCGCCGCAAACGCCCCGAAGTCCTCCGAAGCCGACGCCGCCCTCGGCAAGCTCCCCAAGGAATCACTGCCCGAGTTCCTCAAGCCGCAGCTCGCCACCGAGGTCGAAGACCCACCCGCCGGCGAAGACTGGCTGCACGAGCTCAAGCTCGACGGCTACCGCATGCAGGCCCGCAAGCAGGGCAAAACCGTCCAGATGCTCACCCGGACCGGCCTCGACTGGACGCACCGCGTCAAACCCGTCGCCGCCGCCATCCAGCGCATCGCCGCCGATACCGCCATCCTCGATGGCGAGGTCGTTGTCCTCGACGCCGAAGGCCTCTCCTCCTTTGCGCGCCTGCAGGCCTCGTTCGAAAAGGGCGAGTCGCACCCGCTCACCTATTTCGCCTTCGACCTCCTCCACCTCAACGGCCGCAGCACCCGCGACCTCCCTTTGACCGAGCGCAAGCAACTCCTTCGCCAGGTCCTCGGCGAAGACGCCGAAGACCTCCGCCTCTCCGAACACATCACCGGCGACGGTGCCGCCGTATTCCACAAGGCATGCGAACTCCACGCAGAAGGCATCATCTCGAAACGCGGCACGGCCAAGTACAGCCCGGGCCGCGGCCACGCGTGGGTCAAATCCAAGTGCCTGCATGAGCAGGAGTTCGTCATCGGCGGCTGGAAAGACCTGTCCAACGGCCAGCGCGGCATCGGTTCCCTCCTGCTCGGCTACTACGACGAAGGCGGCAAGCTCATCTACGCGGGCAAGACCGGCACGGGCTTCAACAGCAAGACGCACAAGCTGCTGCGCGACCTGCTCGATCCGCTCGAGCAGAAGTCCTCACCCTTCGCCAGTATTCCCAACGAGGCACGACGCTCCGCTCACTTCGTCCGCCCCGAACGCGTAGCGCAGGTTCGCTTCGCCACCTGGACCGGCGAGAATCAACTCCGTCAGGCGGCCTTCCTCGGACTCCGGGAAGACAAGCCCGCGCGCGAAGTCCGCAAGGAAGAAGCCGCCCCGACGCCCAAGCGCGACAAGCACGCCGCCCCTAACCAAGAGGACACAGGCGACGCACAGGTGAGTGTGCCCGATTCCTCCGCGGCTACATCGCGGGGTAGCGGGCGAAGCGCCACCGCCAAGGCAGCAAGCCAAACCGAACACGCCAGTGCTTCGCCTTCTTCGAAGGGGAAATCTGCAGTAGCAAAACCGTCTGCTCCCCTGCCCATCCCGCAGATCCGGCTCACCCACCCGAAAAAGATCGTCGATCCGGAAAGCGAAGTCACCAAGGAACAACTGGCGCAATACCTGTTCGCCGTCGCGGACCGCATGCTCCCCCACATTGCCGATCGCCCGCTGTCGCTGGTGCGCTGCCCTGAGGGATCGTCGAACCAATGCTTCTACCAGAAGCACGTGAACCACATGCTTCCACCGGGTATCGGCTCCGTCATGGTGGCCGACAAAAAGGGCGGTCCGCCCGAGCCGTACATCACCCTCGACTCGGTGGAGGCCCTCACCGGCCTGGCGCAGATGACGGTGCTCGAAATCCACCCCTGGGGCTCAACCAACCAGCACCTCGAGCAGCCCGACCGCATCGTCATCGACCTGGACCCCGATGAGTCGCTCCCCTGGTCCCAGGTCACTGAAAGCGCGCTGGAAGTGCGCGCCCGGCTGAAGAAACTTGGCATCCAGAGCTTCGTCAAAACCACCGGCGGCAAAGGCATCCACATCGTTTTCCCCATGCGCCCCGACTACGACTTCCGCATCATGAAGGCGTGGGCGCACGGCTTCGTCATGGAGATGGAACGCGAGAACCCTCGTTTGTACCTGACCAAGATGACCAAGGCCGCGCGCACCGGGAAAATCTACCTGGACTATCTGCGCAACGAGCGCGGCGCCACCGCCGTCGCCCCGTACAGCATGCGCTCGCGCCCCGGCCTGCCCGTCAGCGTTCCGCTCGACTGGAAGGAGCTGGGCGACTCGCAGCGGCCCCGCTACACCGTCGCCGACTTCGCCTCCGGATGGCGCGACCGCCTCAAACGAGACCCCTGGAAAACCATCGGCACGCTGGACCAGGCGCTTCCCCGTGACGTCGTCGAGCGCTACGCCGGGAAAATCTGA
- a CDS encoding ribonuclease E inhibitor RraB, whose product MNSKFPDDENGDVLRRMQAGGDDLQTARAVNFSVVFPTRTAAERFADTFRHSSFTVEVEEWDSQTGHNWDVTITRFMAPSHDAITAFEQELDELAAPLGGRNDGWGCFRLPAQR is encoded by the coding sequence ATGAACTCAAAATTTCCCGATGACGAGAATGGAGATGTCCTCCGGCGTATGCAAGCGGGAGGCGATGACCTTCAGACGGCTCGCGCAGTGAACTTCAGTGTCGTGTTCCCCACTCGAACGGCTGCCGAGCGTTTCGCCGATACTTTCAGACATAGCTCGTTCACAGTTGAAGTAGAGGAGTGGGATAGCCAAACGGGCCACAATTGGGATGTGACCATCACGCGCTTCATGGCACCGAGCCACGACGCAATTACAGCGTTCGAGCAAGAGCTCGATGAGCTTGCCGCACCACTAGGCGGTCGCAATGACGGCTGGGGCTGCTTTCGACTACCCGCCCAGCGGTAG
- a CDS encoding bleomycin resistance family protein, translating into MKALGLNPVLNVSDLQASFAWFEQWGWRKLWDFHTPPTFGAVGSGKTVIFLCQNGQGGRGRGANTTTFQHEGDTQADQGVWMSVWVDDAVAVYQQCLTAGLDITFPPTDMPWGARETHLRHPDGHVFRISQNLELD; encoded by the coding sequence ATGAAAGCGCTCGGCCTCAACCCGGTCCTCAACGTCTCCGACCTCCAGGCCTCCTTCGCCTGGTTCGAACAGTGGGGCTGGCGCAAGCTCTGGGACTTCCACACACCGCCCACCTTTGGCGCCGTCGGCTCGGGAAAGACCGTCATCTTTCTCTGCCAAAACGGACAGGGCGGCCGAGGCCGAGGCGCCAACACCACCACCTTTCAACACGAAGGCGACACCCAAGCCGACCAGGGCGTCTGGATGTCCGTATGGGTCGACGACGCCGTCGCCGTCTACCAGCAGTGCCTCACCGCCGGCCTCGACATCACCTTCCCGCCCACCGACATGCCCTGGGGCGCCCGCGAAACCCACCTCCGCCACCCCGACGGCCACGTCTTCCGCATCAGCCAAAACCTCGAATTGGATTAG
- the mtnA gene encoding S-methyl-5-thioribose-1-phosphate isomerase → MIPTLEWTDEGVRFLDQTKLPLETTYVLATTYDEVATVIRDMIVRGAPAIGVSAAMGMALGIDRSTATTVEALTPEVEQMAAVLAGTRPTAVNLFWGIARLKDLYYKLATETVGRPEADRLRTIKAGVIAEAKQVYTEDIDTCKTMGRVGQDLLPREGTVLTHCNAGALCAAGYGTALGVIRAAVEAGADIHVLADETRPYLQGARLTAWELLQDNIPTTVLCDNMSGALMRQGRIQAVIVGADRIAANGDVANKIGTYTVAVLAKEHGIPFFVAAPWSTIDVNTATGDGIPIEQRSAREVTHSNGKQMTPDGVGIENPAFDVTPSKYVTAIITERGVLRAPYNESIAAMTNTQTAVSA, encoded by the coding sequence ATGATCCCGACACTCGAATGGACCGACGAAGGCGTCCGCTTTCTCGACCAGACCAAGCTCCCGCTCGAAACCACGTACGTCCTCGCCACCACCTACGACGAAGTCGCCACCGTCATCCGCGACATGATCGTCCGCGGCGCCCCGGCCATCGGCGTCTCCGCTGCCATGGGCATGGCCCTCGGCATCGACCGCTCCACCGCGACCACCGTCGAAGCGCTCACCCCCGAAGTCGAGCAGATGGCCGCGGTCCTCGCCGGCACCCGCCCCACCGCCGTCAATCTCTTCTGGGGCATCGCGCGGCTCAAGGACCTCTACTACAAGCTCGCCACCGAAACCGTCGGCCGGCCCGAAGCCGACCGCCTCCGCACCATCAAGGCCGGCGTCATCGCCGAAGCCAAGCAGGTCTACACCGAAGACATCGACACCTGCAAAACCATGGGCCGCGTCGGCCAGGACCTCCTCCCCCGCGAAGGCACCGTGCTCACCCACTGCAACGCTGGCGCCCTCTGCGCCGCGGGCTACGGCACCGCGCTCGGCGTCATCCGCGCCGCGGTCGAAGCCGGTGCCGACATCCACGTCCTCGCCGACGAGACCCGCCCCTACCTTCAGGGCGCGCGCCTCACCGCCTGGGAGCTCCTCCAGGACAACATCCCGACCACCGTCCTCTGCGACAACATGAGCGGCGCGCTCATGCGCCAGGGCCGCATCCAGGCTGTCATCGTCGGCGCCGACCGCATCGCCGCCAACGGCGACGTCGCCAACAAAATCGGCACCTACACCGTCGCCGTGCTCGCCAAGGAACACGGCATCCCCTTCTTCGTCGCCGCCCCCTGGTCCACCATCGACGTCAACACCGCCACCGGCGACGGCATCCCCATCGAGCAGCGCTCCGCCCGCGAGGTCACCCACTCCAACGGCAAGCAGATGACCCCCGACGGCGTCGGCATCGAAAACCCCGCCTTCGACGTCACGCCCTCCAAGTACGTCACCGCCATCATCACGGAACGCGGCGTCCTTCGCGCCCCCTACAACGAATCCATCGCCGCCATGACAAACACGCAAACAGCCGTGTCCGCCTAG
- a CDS encoding PGN_0703 family putative restriction endonuclease, whose translation MRRTSEPELLNTAAALRRELNARNLVRCASFEHELSSAESPSVVYAEDEAGNHGNFYPPAYRRILSNPVWRARLDKAYTASARVPHQHARTRRELDTACSSDALLMSIFCAPGSLARKPLQALLNLGPKPQLDFGHRTLTPLAGGYDDRTEADLRITSGDDTLLIEAKLTETGFQTARPALLARYPAFETTFDLERLPRNGRNDLLGYQLLRNILAADHLNARFALLADARRPDLHEQAFRIFAAVQTADLRSRLHLLTWQELATTLPRPLQVFLAEKYGIVARP comes from the coding sequence ATGCGGCGCACCTCAGAGCCCGAGCTCCTCAACACCGCCGCCGCACTCCGCCGCGAGCTCAACGCCCGCAACCTCGTCCGCTGCGCCTCGTTCGAACACGAGCTTTCCTCCGCAGAAAGCCCCAGCGTGGTTTACGCCGAGGACGAAGCCGGAAACCACGGCAATTTCTACCCGCCTGCCTACCGCCGCATCCTCTCCAACCCGGTCTGGCGCGCCCGGCTCGACAAGGCCTACACCGCCTCCGCCCGCGTACCGCACCAGCACGCCCGCACTCGCCGAGAACTCGACACCGCCTGCTCGTCGGACGCCCTGCTCATGAGCATCTTCTGCGCCCCCGGCTCGCTCGCGCGCAAGCCATTGCAGGCTCTGCTGAACCTCGGCCCGAAACCGCAGCTCGACTTCGGCCACCGCACCCTTACCCCGCTGGCCGGCGGCTACGACGACCGCACCGAAGCCGACCTCCGCATCACCAGTGGCGACGACACCCTCCTGATCGAAGCCAAGCTCACCGAAACCGGCTTCCAAACCGCGCGCCCCGCGCTCCTCGCCCGCTATCCCGCGTTCGAAACCACCTTCGACCTCGAGCGCCTCCCGCGCAACGGCCGCAACGACCTTCTCGGCTACCAACTCCTCCGCAACATCCTCGCCGCCGACCACCTCAACGCCCGCTTCGCCCTGCTCGCCGACGCGCGCCGCCCCGACCTCCACGAACAGGCCTTCCGCATCTTCGCCGCCGTCCAGACAGCCGACCTCCGCAGCCGCCTCCACCTCCTCACCTGGCAGGAACTCGCCACCACCCTCCCCCGCCCCCTCCAGGTCTTCCTCGCCGAGAAGTACGGCATCGTCGCCCGCCCTTGA
- the pyrE gene encoding orotate phosphoribosyltransferase yields the protein MPDNRSALLAILAEKSFRLGDFTLASGAKSDYYIDCRTTTLDAEGGRLCGLVLLDLVRQNHIEAEAVGGLTMGADPLVSNVATASAYARLADPNAPLLQGFLVRKAQKTHGTGRQIEGHVRPGARVVIVDDVCTTGGSTITAIEAAQTAGMTVVAVLCLVDREQGGRQNIEAAVPNTPFLSVFTASDVRTEKLRQQAHQ from the coding sequence ATGCCCGACAACCGCTCCGCCCTGCTCGCCATCCTCGCCGAAAAGTCCTTCCGCCTCGGCGACTTCACCTTGGCGAGCGGCGCCAAAAGCGACTACTACATCGACTGCCGCACCACCACCCTCGACGCCGAAGGCGGACGCCTCTGCGGCCTCGTCCTGCTCGACCTCGTGCGTCAGAACCACATCGAAGCCGAAGCCGTAGGCGGACTCACCATGGGAGCCGACCCGCTCGTCTCCAACGTCGCCACCGCCTCTGCCTACGCCCGCCTTGCCGACCCGAACGCTCCACTCCTCCAGGGCTTCCTCGTCCGCAAAGCACAGAAGACCCACGGCACCGGTCGCCAGATCGAAGGTCACGTCCGCCCCGGCGCCCGCGTCGTCATCGTGGACGACGTCTGCACCACCGGCGGCTCGACCATCACTGCCATCGAAGCCGCCCAAACCGCCGGCATGACCGTCGTCGCCGTCCTCTGCCTCGTCGACCGCGAACAGGGCGGCCGCCAGAACATCGAAGCCGCCGTCCCGAACACACCGTTCCTCTCCGTCTTCACCGCCAGCGACGTCCGCACCGAAAAGCTCCGCCAGCAGGCTCATCAGTAG
- a CDS encoding CPBP family intramembrane glutamic endopeptidase: protein MIFRSAGPDSVAEPHAWDDPSASPQPPRLPRQPHAGSTLLVLTLLGLSMALVSFVAIYGFRRLHHIQQSDIGAYSHPLLSIAIEFFAYALTAAAAYPLLRALWQRPVGSVLEMNWARARPVSPILVASGLCLAVAAQLAAARMSLPKNMPIDNFFHSSRDIWFMAIFGTLFAPIAEEILFRGFLLKTFAIAFDWTRQYFGDAESAFWRDTDQTSTPAWIFGAVISSALFAGMHAAQLGKAWNAVAVLSLVGLILSAVRIRMRSVWASSLLHMGYNGLLFVMVFFATDGFRHLDKLSR from the coding sequence GTGATCTTTCGGAGCGCCGGGCCAGACAGCGTCGCCGAACCTCACGCCTGGGACGATCCATCGGCCTCGCCCCAGCCGCCGCGATTGCCGCGGCAGCCTCACGCCGGCTCCACGCTTCTCGTGCTCACGCTGCTGGGTCTCAGCATGGCGCTCGTCAGTTTTGTGGCGATCTACGGCTTCCGCCGGCTTCACCACATCCAGCAATCGGACATCGGTGCCTACAGCCATCCGCTGCTCAGCATCGCCATCGAGTTCTTCGCCTACGCCCTCACCGCAGCCGCCGCGTACCCTCTGCTGCGTGCCTTGTGGCAGCGCCCGGTCGGCAGCGTGCTTGAGATGAATTGGGCCCGCGCCCGTCCCGTTTCCCCCATCCTCGTGGCTAGCGGTCTGTGCCTGGCCGTGGCGGCCCAGCTTGCCGCCGCGCGCATGTCTCTGCCCAAGAACATGCCCATCGACAACTTCTTCCACAGCTCGCGCGACATCTGGTTCATGGCGATCTTCGGAACGCTCTTCGCGCCCATCGCTGAAGAGATCCTCTTCCGCGGCTTCCTTCTGAAGACCTTCGCCATTGCCTTCGATTGGACCCGCCAGTACTTCGGCGACGCAGAGAGCGCCTTCTGGCGCGACACCGACCAGACCAGCACTCCAGCGTGGATCTTCGGTGCAGTCATCTCCAGCGCCCTCTTCGCGGGCATGCACGCCGCCCAACTCGGCAAGGCCTGGAACGCCGTCGCCGTCCTCAGCCTGGTCGGCCTCATCCTCTCCGCCGTCCGCATCCGGATGCGCTCCGTCTGGGCTTCATCCCTGCTTCACATGGGCTACAACGGCCTGCTCTTCGTCATGGTCTTCTTCGCGACAGACGGCTTCCGCCACCTCGACAAGCTCTCCCGCTGA